In Aythya fuligula isolate bAytFul2 chromosome 25, bAytFul2.pri, whole genome shotgun sequence, a single genomic region encodes these proteins:
- the LOC116498864 gene encoding acidic mammalian chitinase-like, with amino-acid sequence MAKLTLLTGLALLLNAQIGTAYVLSCYFTNWAQYRPGLGKYMPDNIDPCLCDHLIYAFAGMSNNEITTYEWNDETLYKSFNGLKNQNENLKTLLAIGGWNFGTAKFSTMVSTPENRQTFINSVIKFLRQYQFDGLDLDWEYPGSRGSPAQDKGLFTVLVKEMLAAFEQEAKQVGKPRLMITAAVAAGLSNIQSGYEIAELGKYLDYFHVMTYDFHGSWDGKTGENSPLYKSPVDTGDLIYFNVDYAMNYWKSNGAPAEKLLVGFPTYGHNFVLQNPSDTAVGAPASGPGPAGPYTRQAGFLAYYEICTFLDSGATQAWDAPQDVPYAYKGNEWVGYDNIKSFNIKIDWLKKNNFGGAMVWSLDMDDFTGTFCKQGKYPLITTLKNALGQQGSSCVPPAQPNPPITSAPNTGSGSGSGSGSSGGNTGGTGGSGFCAGKANGIYADPTNKSKFYNCNNGETYEQSCQAGLVFDPSCSCCNWA; translated from the exons ATGGCCAAGCTCACTCTGCTTACCG GTCTGGCCCTCCTGCTGAACGCCCAGATAG GCACTGCCTATGTGCTGTCATGCTACTTCACCAACTGGGCCCAGTACAGGCCCGGCCTGGGAAAGTATATGCCAGACAACATCGACCCATGCCTGTGTGACCATCTGATCTATGCCTTCGCTGGGATGTCCAACAATGAGATCACAACCTATGAATGGAACGATGAGACCCTCTACAAATCCTTCAATGGCCTGAAAAACCA GAATGAAAATCTGAAGACCCTCCTGGCAATTGGAGGATGGAATTTTGGGACAGCCAA GTTCTCCACAATGGTTTCCACTCCGGAGAACCGCCAGACTTTCATCAATTCCGTCATCAAATTCCTGCGCCAGTACCAGTTTGATGGGCTGGACCTCGACTGGGAGTACCCTGGCTCCAGGGGCAGCCCGGCTCAGGACAAGGGTCTCTTCACCGTCCTGGTGAAG GAAATGCTGGCTGCCTTCGAGCAGGAAGCCAAGCAGGTTGGCAAGCCCCGTCTGATGATCAcggctgctgttgctgcaggaCTTTCCAACATCCAGTCTGGCTACGAGATCGCTGAGCTCGGCAA GTACTTGGACTACTTCCATGTGATGACTTATGACTTCCACGGTTCCTGGGATGGAAAGACTGGGGAGAACAGCCCGCTGTACAAAAGCCCTGTTGACACTGGTGACCTCATCTACTTCAACGTT GATTACGCTATGAACTACTGGAAGAGCAACGGTGCCCCAGCTGAGAAGCTCCTTGTTGGATTCCCCACCTACGGACATAACTTCGTCCTGCAGAACCCATCTGACACTGCTGTTGGGGCACCAGCATCGGGACCTGGGCCTGCTGGACCGTACACAAGGCAGGCTGGGTTCTTGGCTTACTACGAG ATCTGCACGTTCCTGGACTCTGGAGCCACCCAGGCTTGGGATGCCCCCCAGGACGTGCCCTATGCCTACAAGGGCAACGAATGGGTTGGCTACGACAACATCAAGAGCTTCAACATCAAG ATTGACTGGCTGAAGAAGAACAACTTTGGAGGTGCTATGGTTTGGTCTCTTGATATGGATGACTTCACTGGCACATTCTGCAAGCAGGGCAAATATCCCCTGATCACCACCCTGAAGAACGCTCTTGGtcagcagggcagca gctgCGTGCCCCCAGCTCAGCCCAATCCTCCCATCACTTCAGCTCCTAACACTGGAAGTGGAAGTGGCAGCGGCAGCGGGAGCTCGGGTGGCAATACTGGTGGCACTGGTGGGAGCGGATTCTGTGCTGGCAAGGCCAACGGCATCTATGCAGATCCGACCAACAAGAGCAAGTTCTACAACTGCAACAACGGTGAAACCTacgagcagagctgccaggccGGGCTGGTCTTTgatcccagctgctcctgctgcaactGGGCATGA
- the TAF8 gene encoding transcription initiation factor TFIID subunit 8, whose amino-acid sequence MADTAPGGSGTRSGSKHATTPADNYYLARRRTLQVVVSSLLTEAGFESAEKAAVETLTEMLQSYISEIGRSAKSYCEHTARTQPTLSDIVVTLVEMGFNVETLPAYAKRSQRMVITAPPVTNQPVTPKALTAGQNKPHPSHIPGHFPEFPDPHTYIKTPTYREPVSDYQVLREKAASQRRDVERALTRFMAKTGETQSLFKDDVSTFPLIAARPFTVPYLTALLPSELEMQQMEETDSSEQDDQTDTENLPLHMSTDDSGPEKENASVLQQNTSLSGSRNGEENVIDNPYLRPVKKPKIRRKK is encoded by the exons ATGGCCGACACGGCGCCCGGCGGTTCCGGCACG AGGTCAGGCAGCAAGCACGCAACCACGCCGGCGGATAATTATTACCTGGCTCGGAGGAGGACTCTGCAGGTGGTGGTCAGCTCCCTGCTCACCGAAGCCGGCTTTGAGAGCGCTGAAAAGGCGGCGGTGGAGACGCTGACGGAGATGTTGCAGAGCT atatttctgaaattgGAAGGAGCGCCAAGTCTTACTGTGAGCACACAGCCAGAACGCAGCCTACGCTCTCCGATATCGTGGTTACGTTAGTGGAAATGG GGTTCAATGTTGAAACGCTTCCTGCATATGCAAAGCGCTCCCAGAGGATGGTCATCACTGCCC ctCCTGTGACAAACCAGCCCGTGACTCCCAAAGCCCTGACAGCTGGGCAGAACAAGCCGCATCCATCCCACATCCCTGGCCACTTCCCTGAGTTTCCGGATCCTCACACCTACATCAAGACACCC ACGTACCGAGAGCCGGTATCCGATTACCAAGTCCTACGGGAAAAGGCAGCGTCTCAAAGGCGTGACGTGGAAAGAGCTCTCACCCGCTTCATGGCCAAGACGGGAGAAACACAGAGTCTCTTCAAAGATGATGTTAGCACCTTCCCAT TGATTGCTGCCAGGCCTTTCACTGTTCCCTACCTGACAGCTCTTCTCCCCTCGGAGCTGGAAATGCAGCAAATGGAAGAAACAGATTCATCTGAACAAGACGACCAGACAGACACAGAGAACCTTCCCCTGCATATGAGCACG GATGATTCAGGACCTGAAAAAGAGAATGCTTCAGTGTTACAGCAGAACACCTCCCTGTCTGGCAGCCGGAATGGGGAAGAGAACGTGATAGACAACCCTTACCTCCGGCCAGTAAAAAAGCCCAAGATCCGCAGAAAGAAGTGA
- the LOC116498865 gene encoding acidic mammalian chitinase-like, producing the protein MAKLTLLTGLALLLNAQIGTAYVLSCYFTNWAQYRPGLGKYMPDNIDPCLCDHLIYAFAGMSNNEITTYEWNDETLYKSFNGLKNQNENLKTLLAIGGWNFGTAKFSTMVSTPENRQTFINSVIKFLRQYQFDGLDLDWEYPGSRGSPAQDKGLFTVLVKEMLAAFEQEAKQVGKPRLMITAAVAAGLSNIQSGYEIAELGKYLDYFHVMTYDFHGSWDGKTGENSPLYKSPVDTGDLIYFNVDYAMNYWKSNGAPAEKLLVGFPTYGHNFVLQNPSDTAVGAPASGPGPAGPYTRQAGFLAYYEICTFLDSGATQAWDAPQDVPYAYKGNEWVGYDNIKSFNIKIDWLKKNNFGGAMVWSLDMDDFTGTFCKQGKYPLITTLKNALGQQGSSCVPPAQPNPPITSAPNTGSGSGSGSGSSGGNTGGTGGSGFCAGKANGIYADPTNKSKFYNCNNGETYEQSCQAGLVFDPSCSCCNWA; encoded by the exons GTCTGGCCCTCCTGCTGAACGCCCAGATAG GCACTGCCTATGTGCTGTCATGCTACTTCACCAACTGGGCCCAGTACAGGCCCGGCCTGGGAAAGTATATGCCAGACAACATCGACCCATGCCTGTGTGACCATCTGATCTATGCCTTCGCTGGGATGTCCAACAATGAGATCACAACCTATGAATGGAACGATGAGACCCTCTACAAATCCTTCAATGGCCTGAAAAACCA GAATGAAAATCTGAAGACCCTCCTGGCAATTGGAGGATGGAATTTTGGGACAGCCAA GTTCTCCACAATGGTTTCCACTCCGGAGAACCGCCAGACTTTCATCAATTCCGTCATCAAATTCCTGCGCCAGTACCAGTTTGATGGGCTGGACCTCGACTGGGAGTACCCTGGCTCCAGGGGCAGCCCGGCTCAGGACAAGGGTCTCTTCACCGTCCTGGTGAAG GAAATGCTGGCTGCCTTCGAGCAGGAAGCCAAGCAGGTTGGCAAGCCCCGTCTGATGATCAcggctgctgttgctgcaggaCTTTCCAACATCCAGTCTGGCTACGAGATCGCTGAGCTCGGCAA GTACTTGGACTACTTCCATGTGATGACTTATGACTTCCACGGTTCCTGGGATGGAAAGACTGGGGAGAACAGCCCGCTGTACAAAAGCCCTGTTGACACTGGTGACCTCATCTACTTCAACGTT GATTACGCTATGAACTACTGGAAGAGCAACGGTGCCCCAGCTGAGAAGCTCCTTGTTGGATTCCCCACCTACGGACATAACTTCGTCCTGCAGAACCCATCTGACACTGCTGTTGGGGCACCAGCATCGGGACCTGGGCCTGCTGGACCGTACACAAGGCAGGCTGGGTTCTTGGCTTACTACGAG ATCTGCACGTTCCTGGACTCTGGAGCCACCCAGGCTTGGGATGCCCCCCAGGACGTGCCCTATGCCTACAAGGGCAACGAATGGGTTGGCTACGACAACATCAAGAGCTTCAACATCAAG ATTGACTGGCTGAAGAAGAACAACTTTGGAGGTGCTATGGTTTGGTCTCTTGATATGGATGACTTCACTGGCACATTCTGCAAGCAGGGCAAATATCCCCTGATCACCACCCTGAAGAACGCTCTTGGtcagcagggcagca gctgTGTGCCCCCAGCTCAGCCCAATCCTCCCATCACTTCAGCTCCTAACACTGGAAGTGGAAGTGGCAGCGGCAGCGGGAGCTCGGGTGGCAATACTGGTGGCACTGGTGGGAGCGGATTCTGTGCTGGCAAGGCCAACGGCATCTATGCAGATCCGACCAACAAGAGCAAGTTCTACAACTGCAACAACGGTGAAACCTacgagcagagctgccaggccGGGCTGGTCTTTgatcccagctgctcctgctgcaactGGGCATGA
- the PIFO gene encoding protein pitchfork produces the protein MDAQRKPKGAQKIISFGSCQDRKTFPLHHAPDRLGIQLGAIKGNPLLGPGCYESQEESSLRYSWGKRILSTKGYVIGARTAQRFISEPQTVTPDPGTYQSFWNKDQKCQPAHAPFSTKTSRFPDKPSDKEFFPGPGTYDTDKQLHKKITWPMKFGSPDWSLVPMPAKRMLKTEVQKLMVDREFIKHRKRVAYLSLYES, from the exons ATGGATGCACAGAGGAAGCCCAAAG GTGCACAGAAGATAATCTCATTTGGGTCCTGTCAAGATCGGAAAACATTTCCTCTCCACCATGCCCCAGACAGGTTGGGGATCCAGCTAGGAGCCATCAAGGGAAACCCCCTCCTTGGGCCAGGCTGTTACGAGAGTCAAGAG GAAAGCAGCCTCAGATACTCATGGGGAAAAAGAATACTGAGCACGAAAGGCTACGTGATAGGAGCAAGAACAGCCCAGCGATTCATATCAGAGCCACAG ACTGTGACTCCCGACCCAGGAACGTACCAGTCATTCTGGAATAAAGACCAAAAATGCCAGCCTGCCCATGCTCCATTTTCCACTAAGACATCACGATTTCCAGATAAGCCTTCAGATAAAGAATTTTTCCCTGG GCCTGGAACTTATGACACAGACAAGCAGTTACACAAGAAGATCACTTGGCCGATGAAATTTGGGTCTCCAGACTGGTCTTTAGTGCCAATGCCAGCAAAGAGGATGCTAAAAACAGAGGTACAGAAG ctgatGGTGGACAGAGAATTCATCAAGCATCGGAAACGTGTGGCCTACCTGAGTTTGTATGAGAGCTGA
- the LOC116498860 gene encoding acidic mammalian chitinase-like, translating into MAKLTLLTGLALLLNAQIGTAYVLSCYFTNWAQYRPGLGSFMPDNIDPCLCTHLLYAFAGMSNNEITTIEWNDETLYKSFNGLKNQNKNLKTLLSIGGWNFGTDKFSTMVSTPQNRQTFIKSVIKFLRQYQFDGLDIDWEYPGSRGSPAQDKGLFTVLVKEMLAAFEQEAKQVGKPRLMITAAVAAGLSNIQSGYEIAELGKYLDYFNVMTYDFHGSWDAQTGENSPLYKGPGDTDGNIYFNVDYAMNYWKSNGAPAEKLVVGFPTYGNTFRLQNPSNNGLGAPASGPGPAGPYTQEAGTLAYYEICTLLNSGATQVWDAPQDVPYAYKGNEWVGYDNIKSFNIKADWLKKNNYAGAMVWAIDLDDFTGTFCKQGKYPLITTLKNALGLQSSSCVPPAQPNPLVTAAPSTTSGSGSGSGSGSGSGSGSGSGSSGGNTGGTGGSGFCAGKANGIYADPTNKSKFYNCNNGETYEQSCQAGLVFDPSCSCCNWA; encoded by the exons ATGGCCAAGCTCACTCTGCTTACCG GTCTGGCCCTCCTGCTGAACGCCCAGATAG GCACTGCCTATGTGCTGTCATGCTACTTCACCAACTGGGCCCAGTACAGGCCTGGCCTGGGAAGTTTCATGCCAGACAACATCGACCCATGCCTGTGCACTCACCTGCTCTACGCCTTCGCTGGGATGTCCAACAACGAGATCACGACCATTGAATGGAACGATGAGACCCTCTACAAATCCTTCAATGGCCTGAAAAACCA GAATAAAAACCTGAAGACTCTTCTTTCTATTGGAGGATGGAATTTTGGAACAGACAA GTTCTCCACAATGGTTTCCACTCCGCAGAACCGCCAGACCTTCATCAAGTCCGTCATCAAATTCCTGCGCCAGTACCAGTTTGATGGGCTGGACATTGACTGGGAGTACCCTGGCTCCAGGGGCAGCCCGGCTCAGGACAAGGGTCTCTTCACTGTCCTGGTGAAG GAAATGCTGGCCGCCTTTGAGCAGGAAGCCAAGCAGGTTGGCAAGCCCCGTCTGATGATCAcggctgctgttgctgcaggaCTTTCCAACATCCAGTCTGGCTACGAGATCGCTGAGCTCGGCAA GTACCTGGACTACTTCAACGTGATGACTTATGATTTCCATGGCTCCTGGGATGCACAAACTGGGGAGAACAGCCCTCTCTACAAAGGCCCAGGTGACACTGATGGCAATATCTATTTCAACGTT GATTACGCTATGAACTACTGGAAGAGCAATGGTGCCCCAGCTGAGAAGTTAGTTGTTGGATTCCCCACCTATGGAAACACCTTCAGACTGCAAAACCCATCCAACAATGGTCTTGGTGCACCAGCATCGGGACCTGGACCTGCTGGACCTTACACACAGGAGGCTGGGACACTGGCTTACTATGAG ATCTGCACTCTGCTGAATTCTGGAGCCACCCAAGTTTGGGATGCCCCCCAGGACGTGCCCTATGCCTACAAGGGCAACGAATGGGTTGGCTACGACAACATCAAGAGCTTCAACATCAAG GCTGACTGGCTGAAGAAGAACAACTATGCAGGTGCTATGGTTTGGGCCATTGATCTGGATGACTTCACCGGCACATTCTGCAAGCAGGGCAAATATCCCCTGATCACCACCCTGAAGAACGCTCTTGgcctgcaaagcagca gctgTGTGCCCCCAGCTCAACCCAATCCTCTAGTGACTGCAGCTCCCAGTACTACAAGTGGAAGTGGAAGTGGAAGTGGGAGTGGGAGTGGAAGTGGAAGTGGCAGCGGGAGCGGGAGCTCGGGTGGCAATACTGGTGGCACTGGTGGGAGCGGATTCTGTGCTGGCAAGGCCAACGGCATCTATGCAGATCCGACCAACAAGAGCAAGTTCTACAACTGCAACAACGGTGAAACCTacgagcagagctgccaggccGGGCTGGTCTTTgatcccagctgctcctgctgcaactGGGCATGA
- the LOC116498867 gene encoding acidic mammalian chitinase-like, whose product MAKLTLLTGLALLLNAQIGTAYVLSCYFTNWAQYRPGLGKYMPDNIDPCLCDHLIYAFAGMSNNEITTYEWNDETLYKSFNGLKNQNENLKTLLAIGGWNFGTAKFSTMVSTPQNRQTFINSVIKFLRQYQFDGLDLDWEYPGSRGSPAQDKGLFTVLVKEMLAAFKQEAKQVGKPRLMITAAVAAGLSNIQSGYEIAELGKYLDYFHVMTYDFHGSWDGKTGENSPLYKSPVDTGDLIYFNVDYAMNYWKSNGAPAEKLLVGFPTYGHNFVLQNPSDTAVGAPASGPGPAGPYTRQAGFLAYYEICTFLDSGATQAWDAPQDVPYAYKGNEWVGYDNIKSFNIKIDWLKKNNFGGAMVWSLDMDDFTGTFCKQGKYPLITTLKNALGQQGSSCVPPAQPNPPITSAPNTGSGSGSGSGSSGGNTGGTGGSGFCAGKANGIYADPTNKSKFYNCNNGETYEQSCQAGLVFDPSCSCCNWA is encoded by the exons ATGGCCAAGCTCACTCTGCTTACCG GTCTGGCCCTCCTGCTGAACGCCCAGATAG GCACTGCCTATGTGCTGTCATGCTACTTCACCAACTGGGCCCAGTACAGGCCCGGCCTGGGAAAGTATATGCCAGACAACATCGACCCATGCCTGTGTGACCATCTGATCTATGCCTTCGCTGGGATGTCCAACAATGAGATCACAACCTATGAATGGAACGATGAGACCCTCTACAAATCCTTCAATGGCCTGAAAAACCA GAATGAAAATCTGAAGACCCTCCTGGCAATTGGAGGATGGAATTTTGGGACAGCCAA GTTCTCCACAATGGTTTCCACTCCGCAGAACCGCCAGACCTTCATCAATTCTGTCATCAAATTCCTGCGCCAGTACCAGTTTGATGGGCTGGACCTCGACTGGGAGTACCCTGGCTCCAGGGGCAGCCCGGCTCAGGACAAGGGTCTCTTCACCGTCCTGGTGAAG GAAATGCTGGCTGCCTTCAAGCAGGAAGCCAAGCAGGTTGGCAAGCCCCGTCTGATGATCAcggctgctgttgctgcaggaCTTTCCAACATCCAGTCTGGCTACGAGATCGCTGAGCTCGGCAA GTACTTGGACTACTTCCATGTGATGACTTATGACTTCCACGGTTCCTGGGATGGAAAGACTGGGGAGAACAGCCCGCTGTACAAAAGCCCTGTTGACACTGGTGACCTCATCTACTTCAACGTT GATTACGCTATGAACTACTGGAAGAGCAACGGTGCCCCTGCTGAGAAGCTCCTTGTTGGATTCCCCACCTACGGACATAACTTCGTCCTGCAGAACCCATCTGACACTGCTGTTGGGGCACCAGCATCGGGACCTGGGCCTGCTGGACCGTACACAAGGCAGGCTGGGTTCTTGGCTTACTACGAG ATCTGCACGTTCCTGGACTCTGGAGCCACCCAGGCTTGGGATGCCCCCCAGGACGTGCCCTATGCCTACAAGGGCAACGAATGGGTTGGCTACGACAACATCAAGAGCTTCAACATCAAG ATTGACTGGCTGAAGAAGAACAACTTTGGAGGTGCTATGGTTTGGTCTCTTGATATGGATGACTTCACCGGCACATTCTGCAAGCAGGGCAAATATCCCCTGATCACCACCCTGAAGAACGCTCTTGGtcagcagggcagca gctgTGTGCCCCCAGCTCAGCCCAATCCTCCCATCACTTCAGCTCCTAACACTGGAAGTGGAAGTGGCAGCGGCAGCGGGAGCTCGGGTGGCAATACTGGTGGCACTGGTGGGAGCGGATTCTGTGCTGGCAAGGCCAACGGCATCTATGCAGATCCGACCAACAAGAGCAAGTTCTACAACTGCAACAACGGTGAAACCTacgagcagagctgccaggccGGGCTGGTCTTTgatcccagctgctcctgctgcaactGGGCATGA